A stretch of the Arachis stenosperma cultivar V10309 chromosome 6, arast.V10309.gnm1.PFL2, whole genome shotgun sequence genome encodes the following:
- the LOC130934131 gene encoding anthocyanin 5-aromatic acyltransferase-like, which yields MELLNVGSLFRITDVLLFHGRAYEHIVLVHYRETSEHFVRGLFKLSRSNIEKLKNFVCSRQKGSHNLHLSSFVVSLAYAWVCKVKVEETKSKKVGMAINVDCRKRLDPPVPQTYFENCIGARIAFAKTREFLDEDGGVVVAVESLSFSLETLKDGVLNEAKTWSSFLHDGLHSDEEMKITGAAGTPRFEVYGSDFGWGRPKKVDMVSIDRTGVIFLSDSRDGDGLDSNVIALLIY from the exons ATGGAGCTATTGAATGTTGGATCC TTGTTCAGAATAACTGATGTTCTGTTGTTTCATGGTAGGGCATATGAGCATATTGTTCTTGTGCATTATAGAGAAACAAGTGAG CATTTTGTAAGGGGTTTGTTCAAATTGTCTAGATCAAACATtgagaagctcaagaactttgTATGTTCAAGACAGAAAGGAAGTCATAATCTTCACTTGTCAAGTTTTGTTGTATCTCTTGCATATGCTTGGGTTTGCAAGGTGAAAGTTGAAGAAACTAAGAGCAAGAAAGTTGGTATGGCTATAAATGTTGATTGCAGGAAACGATTAGATCCACCTGTTCCTCAAACATACTTTGAAAACTGCATTGGTGCAAGAATTGCATTTGCTAAAACAAGAGAATTCTTGGATGAAGATGGTGGAGTAGTTGTGGCTGTAGAATCACTGAGTTTTTCTTTGGAGACACTAAAGGATGGGGTTTTGAATGAAGCTAAGACTTGGTCTTCATTTTTGCATGATGGGCTACACAGTGATGAAGAAATGAAGATTACTGGTGCTGCTGGCACACCAAGGTTTGAGGTTTATGGAAGTGATTTTGGATGGGGAAGACCAAAAAAAGTAGACATGGTGTCCATTGACAGAACTGGTGTAATTTTTCTCTCAGATAGTAGAGATGGTGATGGTCTTGATAGCAATGTGATAGCTTTATTGATATATTGA
- the LOC130932985 gene encoding uncharacterized protein LOC130932985, giving the protein GDHVFLKVTPTTGVGRAIKAKKLNPRYIGPFQILERIGPVAYRMALPPHLSNLHDVFHVSQLRKYTPDASHVLEPESVQLREDLTLPVAPVRIDDTSIKRLRGKDVSLVKVAWSRGGVEEHTWELESEMRSDYPH; this is encoded by the coding sequence ggagaccatgttttccttaaggttactccgactactggagtaggtagggcgattaaggcaaagaagttgaatcctcgatacattggtccatttcagatcctagagaggattggaccggtggcgtatcggatggctctaccacctcatctttcgaacctgcacgacgtgttccACGTGTCGCaacttcggaagtacactcctgatgctagtcatgtgttggaacctgaatcggttcagttaagggaagatttgacgcttccagtggctccagtcagaattgatgatactagtatcaaacggttgcgtggaaaagatgtttcactagtcaaagtggcatggagtcgaggcggtgttgaggaacacacttgggaacttgagtcagagatgcgatcggattatccgcat